The genome window GCGTAGTAGCCGGCCCCGACCGTCGAGGCGAGGATGAGCACGAGGAAGAGTATCGGGGTCCGGTCCGCGATGACGACGCCGCCGCGCAACACGTCGCTGAGGGCGGAGTCCTCCGCGCCCAGCGGGGTCTCGCTGAACGTCGGGATTGGGTAGCGCTGCCGGAGCCGGTCCAGTTCCACCTTCGCGGCTGGCAGGAACACCCCGAAGATGAGGAACGTGAAGGTGATGCCGACGGAGGCGACGTAGCCGAAGTCCTGAATCGGCGGCAAGGCGCTCGTGAGGTTCGCGGCGAACCCGATGACCGTCGTCCCGGTGACGATGAAGAAGGCGACGAGCAGTTGGTCGGTCGTGATTCGCATCGACTGCTGTATCGACGTCCCGTCCTCGCGCTCCTCCCGGTATCGGTTGACCGCGTGGATGCCGAAGTCGATCCCGACGGCGAGTATCAGCGGCGGCACTGCGATGAGCATCTGCGAGAAGGGGATGCCGGCGAGCCCCATGAAGCCGAACGTCCAGACGACGGCCATAAACAGCGCCAGCAGGCCAAGCGCCATGTCCGCGAGGTCGCGGTAGGCAATCGTCAGGAAAAACAGGATGAAAAGCACCGCCGCGGGGACCGTCAGGATGAGCGAGTCGCCGACCACGTTCGAGAACTCCTCGGCGACGATACCGCTGCCGAACAGGGTGATGCTACCGTGGTCGGCGCTGGAGACGGTGAACCCCGCCTGTTGCTGGATGCTCGTCAGCGGGCTCGAACCGCCCTGGCCCGACCCGGAGGAGATGCCCGCCGGGACCTCGTGTGTGACGACGCCGATTGTCGCCGACGCCGAGGCGGCCCTGCGGTTGAAGTCCTTGCTCAGCAGCGACTCGAACCGGGTGTTTTGCTCCGCCGCACGCCTGACCGCGGCGTCGGTGTCGCTCGCCGTCGCGGACTCGACCGCGTATATCTGCTGTTCGGTCGTCGTCGCCTCGGTGTCCAGTTGCTGGGCGACGATGCTCGCGGCGCTGGACGTCGACGTGACGCGTAGCTCCGGGTGCTGTTCAAGCCGGTGCTGTGACCGCAGCATCCGCAACAGCGCCGGTTTCGAGAGCACGTTGTTGTTCTGCTGGATGAGCTGTGTGCTTCCCGTGTCCGGCGAGAACGGCGGGGAGAACTTGTCGTTGACCTCCTGAAGTGCCTCCTCGGCCGGCAGCCCGGTCGTGAACTGCGAGGTCCCGGAATTGGTCGAGACGCCGCCGAGGCCGGCGCTGAAGACCACCGTCACGACCAGGAAGGCGAGTACCACCTTCCGAGAGTCGTTGACGATGCGGTCGTCCGCCCAGTCGATGTAGCGCTGGTAGTCCATGCGTTAGCGGAACCTGAAGTAGCCGCCGATGGCCAGGACGGCCACGAGTCCGAGGCCGATAATCGCCGTCAGCGGCGAGCCGCCACCGCCGGAACTCGTCACGGAGACCGGCAGCCGGTAGGTGTCCGACACCGGCGTGTCCCCGTCGGGCTCCTCGTACTGGAAGTCCACCGAGACGGGGTAGTCCTTGGTCATCGCGGCACCGCTTGCGCTGATGCCGAACTCGATGGTCGCGGACTCGCCGGGGTCGAGGCCGGCGACGTAGGCCTGGTCGTCGGAGACGGAGATGGGGGACTCGGCGAACAGTTTCGCCTCGATGTTGGTCAGTCGCTCGCCGGCGTCGTTGGTGATAGTCACTTCGAGCGTGCTGGAGCCCCCGACGTCGACGGACGCGTTCGTCGTCTCGATGGTGAACTCGTCGGCGCTCCCGCCGACGTTCTGCTGGATTTCGAGCGTGTCGCTCTCGCGGCTGTCGCCCTCGCTGTTGCGGTAGTTGGCGACGAAGTCGAACTGCCGCGGGCCGGCGTTGGCGTTGTCCGACACGTCGGCGTCGAAGGAGACGGTGGCCGACTCGCCGGGTTCGAGGTCGCCGACGGCGTACTGGGTCTCCTTCGGCGAGATGTTGGCGTGGTCGCTCTCCCAGTTCAGGACGACGTTGCGCACCGCCTGGTCGCCGGTGTTGGTCAGCGTGGCTTCGAGGGTCCCGTCGTCGCCGGCTTGGAGCGTCGACTCGACGTTCTCGAGTTCGAAGGACTGCTCGGGCTCGGGCCGGATGCCGAGCGCGATTCCGTCGTCGGCACCGGCGTCGCCCTCGGGGTCCGTGTAGCCGACCGTGGCGGAGAGCGCGTACCCCCTGACGGACGCGTCCCCGCTCGCGGACGCTTCGACGCTGATGGTGCGGCTCTCACCGGGTTCCCACGTCCCGATGTACTGCTCGGCGGTCTCGGACCCGCCGAACGTAATCTGGCTGCTCTGTGAGCGCAGGGAGACCGTCGCGTCGTTGACAGTCACCGGCCCGTCGTTGTGGAGCGTGACATTGTAGGTTCCCGAGTCGTCGACGGCGACGTCGCTCTCGACCCCGCGTACGCTGAACGTCTGCTCCGGCTCGGGCGTGATGCCGAGCGAGGACGCGGTGGCGCTCTTGCGAACCCCGTCGGTGTCGTCGAAGTCCACCTGGAGGTCGAACTGGTACGGCTCGGCCCGGGCATCGCTGCTCGCGCCGACGCGGTAGCGGAGGGTGCGCTGTTCGCCGGGCTCCCAGGTCTCGATGAACCGGGCGCTGCTGGTGTCGCTCCCGACCGTGAGTTCGGGGTTCGTCGACGACAGCGTCACGGAGGCGTCGCGGGCCGGCTCGTCGCCGGTGTTCTCGACGGTGACGGCGACCGTACCGGTCGAGTCGACGCGTGCGCCGGAGTCGACGTCCACCACGTCGAAGGCCGCGTCGTCGTCGATTTCGAGTTCGAGCTCTATCCGCTCGGTCGTGCTCCTCTCGTCGCGCGCGCCGTCGGCTTCGGAAATGTAGCTCGTGTACTCGTACTCGACGATGACGGGGACGGTGTAGCTGCCGGGGCTCGCGTCGTCCTCGACGCTGATGTCGAAGGAGAGCGGGTCGGTCCGCCCCTCGGGGACGGACCCCACGGCCCGTTTGCTCGTCGTCACCGTAATCGGGGCGTCGCCGCTGTTGACCTTGACGATGGTCCCGCGGGCGGTCGTCACCTCGCTGTTCTGGACGCCCTGGGTCGAGGACCCGGAGTCGACGGTCCCGCTGTTGACGAGCACGATGTCGAGGGTCGTTTCTTCGCCGGGTGCGACGGTGTCATCGACGAACGTCGCGTCGAAGTCCGGGCTCCCGGTCACGGCGGCAAGCGCCGTGCCGGACGCCATGAGCAATGCGACAACAGTCAGCGTCAGCAGTGTTCGTGGTTTCATACGTAGGGACACTTCGGACATTCCATGGGTCGTTTCTGTTCGGAACGGATGCTGTGACAGAGCGCTTGGGTACCACCCCACATTCCTCTGCGGGGACGCCCGCCCGAACCGTGTACATCGAACGAACGTTCGGTCGCCTATCAACGTTGTGGTTCGGTGACAGTGGGAAGGTATTTATCGACCGACCGAATATTCGGTCGGGATGAGTGATGGAATTCCGTTCGCCGGGGAGCCGGAGGACTCCCACGAGGCGATAATGCGAGCCACGTTCCGGGCGCTCCGGGAATACGGGTACGCCGGACTTTCGATACAGCGAATCGCGGACGAGGCCGACCTCAGCAAATCGACGTTCTACCACCATTTCGACGGGAAAGAGGACCTCTTGCTGTCGTTTCAGGAGTTCATTCTCACGGAGTTCAACCGCATCTTTCAGCTCGAATCGACCGGCGACCCCGAACAGGACATCAAGACGTTCGTCAGCCTGATTCTCGACGACTTCACCGACTGCGTCGAGACGCCGGAGAAGAACGCGGTGCTCGGTTCCTACGTCGAGATGCGCGCACAGGCGGTCCAGAACCCGGACTTCCGGGAGAAGTTCACCGAGACGGACAAACTGTTCGCCCGGCAGTTCGCACAGATAATCGAGGACGGCATCGAACAGGGGAAGTTCGCCGACGTCGACCCCGAGGAGGTCTCGCAGTTCATGATAATGGTCCTCGACGGCGTGATTCTGCAGAACGCGACCAGAAACGACAACCCCGTCGCCACGGTCCGTGACACCATCGACGAGTACATCGACGAGACGCTGATTCTCGACGCCTAGTTCCGGCTGATGGACTGGTGGGTCCGTTTCAGCTCCTCGAAGTCGTCGGTTTCGGCCTGCAGGACCCACTCCAGTTTCTTGGCCCGCTCTTTCAGTTCGGTGTACTCCGTGCTCCCCTCCAGCTGTGACGTTGATTTCTCCCGTTCCAGCACGGAGAGCTTCGAGGAGATGCGGAAGTACTCGTCGAGCCGGTCGTCCCCGTCGGCCCTGTCGAGGTGCTGGTCGAGCGTCGACAGGAGCGTCGACTGGTCGACCGGCTTCTGGAGGTAGTCGTCGAAGGGCATCTCCAGGATGTTCAGGTCCGCGCCGACCGCCGTCAGCATGATGACGGTGCCGTCGTACCCCCGCTCGCGCAACCGCGAGAGCACCTCGTCCCCGTGTACGTCCGGCATTCGGCGGTCGAGCAACACGGCGTCGAACTCCGGCCCGGCGGTGTCGAGCGCCGCCTGGCCGCTGTAGGCGACAGCGGTCTCGTACCGGTCGCCGAGTTTCAGCGCCTGGGTGTCGGCGACGTCGTGTTCGTCGTCGACGACGAGCACTCGCGGCGGACCGCCTGTAGTTCTGGACACAGTCGTAGCGAGTGGTAG of Haloarcula sp. DT43 contains these proteins:
- a CDS encoding efflux RND transporter permease subunit; the protein is MDYQRYIDWADDRIVNDSRKVVLAFLVVTVVFSAGLGGVSTNSGTSQFTTGLPAEEALQEVNDKFSPPFSPDTGSTQLIQQNNNVLSKPALLRMLRSQHRLEQHPELRVTSTSSAASIVAQQLDTEATTTEQQIYAVESATASDTDAAVRRAAEQNTRFESLLSKDFNRRAASASATIGVVTHEVPAGISSGSGQGGSSPLTSIQQQAGFTVSSADHGSITLFGSGIVAEEFSNVVGDSLILTVPAAVLFILFFLTIAYRDLADMALGLLALFMAVVWTFGFMGLAGIPFSQMLIAVPPLILAVGIDFGIHAVNRYREEREDGTSIQQSMRITTDQLLVAFFIVTGTTVIGFAANLTSALPPIQDFGYVASVGITFTFLIFGVFLPAAKVELDRLRQRYPIPTFSETPLGAEDSALSDVLRGGVVIADRTPILFLVLILASTVGAGYYATGVSTSFSQEDFLPPEENPDFVEALPEPFAPSEYTVTEVTNFLDERFDTTQSSQATIYVEGPMRNDAALEQMYRAGNDPPDSFIREDGRADSTSIITVIQDRAADDPEFRRMVERNDRNDNGVPDDNLGEIYEYLLDSSSRSEALNYITEDYRSARVVYTVESDATDAEVTADAQDVAGDFRYQATATGSVVVFQAVSDLILESAIQSLAIALAGAAVFLILVYNMLEGRPSLGLVNIVPVVVTVAWLGGTMRVLNIPFNALTATMLAITIGLGVDYSVHVTHRFADELDENDLETALDRTVRGTGGALLGSMLTTTFGIGVLGLAVFPAIGQFGILTALSVAYAFVTSLLVIPSALIVWDRVFNADWSVSGLVGFGRSRPPAPVDGDD
- a CDS encoding COG1361 S-layer family protein, giving the protein MKPRTLLTLTVVALLMASGTALAAVTGSPDFDATFVDDTVAPGEETTLDIVLVNSGTVDSGSSTQGVQNSEVTTARGTIVKVNSGDAPITVTTSKRAVGSVPEGRTDPLSFDISVEDDASPGSYTVPVIVEYEYTSYISEADGARDERSTTERIELELEIDDDAAFDVVDVDSGARVDSTGTVAVTVENTGDEPARDASVTLSSTNPELTVGSDTSSARFIETWEPGEQRTLRYRVGASSDARAEPYQFDLQVDFDDTDGVRKSATASSLGITPEPEQTFSVRGVESDVAVDDSGTYNVTLHNDGPVTVNDATVSLRSQSSQITFGGSETAEQYIGTWEPGESRTISVEASASGDASVRGYALSATVGYTDPEGDAGADDGIALGIRPEPEQSFELENVESTLQAGDDGTLEATLTNTGDQAVRNVVLNWESDHANISPKETQYAVGDLEPGESATVSFDADVSDNANAGPRQFDFVANYRNSEGDSRESDTLEIQQNVGGSADEFTIETTNASVDVGGSSTLEVTITNDAGERLTNIEAKLFAESPISVSDDQAYVAGLDPGESATIEFGISASGAAMTKDYPVSVDFQYEEPDGDTPVSDTYRLPVSVTSSGGGGSPLTAIIGLGLVAVLAIGGYFRFR
- a CDS encoding TetR/AcrR family transcriptional regulator, whose translation is MSDGIPFAGEPEDSHEAIMRATFRALREYGYAGLSIQRIADEADLSKSTFYHHFDGKEDLLLSFQEFILTEFNRIFQLESTGDPEQDIKTFVSLILDDFTDCVETPEKNAVLGSYVEMRAQAVQNPDFREKFTETDKLFARQFAQIIEDGIEQGKFADVDPEEVSQFMIMVLDGVILQNATRNDNPVATVRDTIDEYIDETLILDA
- a CDS encoding response regulator, whose amino-acid sequence is MLVVDDEHDVADTQALKLGDRYETAVAYSGQAALDTAGPEFDAVLLDRRMPDVHGDEVLSRLRERGYDGTVIMLTAVGADLNILEMPFDDYLQKPVDQSTLLSTLDQHLDRADGDDRLDEYFRISSKLSVLEREKSTSQLEGSTEYTELKERAKKLEWVLQAETDDFEELKRTHQSISRN